The genomic window TTCTGCAGAACCAATATCCGCGAAGGTCCCTGTGGGGATCCATCGAGGACCAGTACTTCTTTGTGCTGTTTTCATTTGTCGTCATGGGCGCGGTATCCATCTTCGAATGGGAGATGCTCTTCCCCGATCGCCAGGACTTTCTCATCCTCTCACCGCTCTCCCTGAAGCGGAAGCAGATGCTCGCCGCAAAGGCAACGGCACTGATCGCCTTCATGGCGCTGTTCCTGTTCGGCTGCAATTTTTTCGGAACGCTTCTGTTGCCCATGGTGAGCAAGGGCAACTTCTATCGGCAGATCCTCGCCCATGCAATCGCCGTGACGATGGCAGGCGTCTTTGCTGCGCTGTTCTTTCTCGCGCTGGGCGGCGTGCTGCTCTGCCTGCTCGGTGCCGCACGCTTCCGCATCGTCTCGCCCATCATGCAGATGCTCTCCATCACTGCACTGGCGTTGATGCTGCTGCAATATGCGCAATACGGCGACTCCATGCAGGCGCTATTATCAGGGCCGCTTGGAACAATGCGCTGGATGCCGCCGCTCTGGTTTCTCGGCATCTACGAGCAACTCCTGCATGGAGACGCCGCACCGGCATTTGCGCGAGAGATGTCACGCTTCGCCATCCGCGGAACTGCAATCGCGGCGGCCCTCGCGCTGCTGACGTATCCCATGGCATGGGCAAGAATGCGCAGGATGGCCATCGAAGGTATCTCGAGCAGAAGGCGGCAGCCATCGCGCTGGCTCGCCGCACTTGTACACAGCATCGTTCGACGGCCCGGCGAACGCGCCGTATTTCACTTCATCGGACAGACCATCGCGCGCAACAATCGCTATCAGATCTATCTCGCAATGTACGGCGGTACCGGTCTCGCGCTGGCAATCGCGTGTGCGGTCAGCTTTCCTGTCCACGATGGCATCGTCCACCTGGCCCTCTCCAGCAAAGGACTGCACGCGGTGATGCCTCTGCTCTTGTTCTGGGTCATTGCCGGCCTGCGAACCGCCTTTGCCTTTCCTCTCAATCTCTCCGCAAGATGGGTCTTTCGCATCACCGGCGTAAGCCTTGGCGAGTGCACCGCCGCCGCGCACCGGTGGGTGCTCTTATGCGCCACCGGCGTGATGGCCTGCATCGTGGCCACTCTGCACTTCGCAGGTTGGGACGCGCGGCAACTTCTGGTGCAGGCAGTCTGCGGACTATGCCTTTGCATCCTGCTGACCGACGGCTTCTTTTTCTTTCTGCAAAGCGTTCCGTTCAACCAGCCAAGAATGCCGGGCAGAACCAGCTTTCCTCTCATGCTGACGCTTTATGTGGGAGTGCTTCCTCCGTTCATCTTCGGCGTGATCTACACAGAGATGCAGATGGAGAGAACCCTCGGCAAGCTTCTGCTGCTGGCAATCATCACTGCTGCGATTCATGTTGCCTTACAAACATTCCGCAAGGGATACGAAGAGATCGAGGAAGAGATGGAGGGATACGACGGCGAGTTCCAACTGCTCGGCCTAAGCTGGCGATAGCAACCTGGTGCACCCCTCAACTCGCCTCTGACTCACGTCATCTCGACTCATCCTCTACTCAATTCACTCCATTACACACGTCATCTCGACCGAAGCCGCGCAGCTTTATCGCGCGGCGCAGTGGAGAGACCCCTGTATTTCGCCCTTGCCGTTGTCTCACCTCCGCCATGGGCCGGATTTACAATCGATATGCCATGTCCAAAGCACTCTTTTGCCCCATCTGCCGCAAAGTAGTCCTCGCCACCGACGAGTACTTCCCCTTCTGCTCCGACCGCTGCCGCATCCTCGACCTCGGCAAATGGGCCAGCGGCGACTACAAGATCTCCTCCCCGATCCAGGACCCCGACGAACTCGAAGAGCTCGCCCGCTCCAACTCCGAACGCCATCCCAACTCTAGCGACGAAGACTAAAGTCAGCTATGGACTTTGCGCTGAAGCAGTTGCTGCGCACTGCACCGGTCTAGCCTCTCCAAAAGTGGATCATGCGATAAACCCACTAGCTCGGAGAGTCATTACGAGCTCTAGCCAGATTTGTGCTTGGACATGAGCAAAAATACTAAACTTTGGCTTAGCTTCGCGGCAAGTATGACGCTTTATTTGATTTGGATGTTTGTTTTCAACTTTTGACCATGGGTTAGCCAACGTATTTATTGCCTTTGCTTACCTAGATGGGGAAGGAGGAAAATCACAGCGCAAGACCGCTAAACTAAACTCTGAACGACATGGCCAACTCCAACATCCAACTTCACCCACCCTCCGAAAAGAAAACCCTTTGGGCCTGGCTCATCGGCACCTTCTTCGGAGCAGGTCTGCTCAAACCCGGCCCTGGAACCTACGGCTCCATCGCCGCCGTCCTCCTCTGGTTCATCGCCGCCCATATCTTCCCCGTCAGCAGTCTTTGGCTGACCATCGCCACGATCATCGCAGCCATTATCGTCACCCTGATCGGCATTCCAGCCGCGACCATCGTAGCCCGCGAATCCGGCCGCGAAGATCCTGGTCACGTCGTCATCGATGAGGTCGCCGGCCAGCTCATCGCCCTCATCGCCATTCCCGCCGACTGGCAGCACGCCGCCCTGAGCCTCCTGCTCTTCCGCCTCTTCGACATCCTCAAGCCTCCACCGATTCGCCAGCTCGAACGTCTCCCCGAAGGCACAGGCATCATGCTCGACGATGTAGCCGCCGGTATTCTCGCCCTCATCGTCGCGCAACTGGCGCACCTCTTCTTCTAGCCTTGCGCTCCCTCACCGCAACGCATACCGTAAAGACTCAATGAGCCTCTTTCATCCCCATGCCGACGCACCACATCTCCACCTCGTCACTCCGCCTGCAGCGATGCCCGGAGGAGAAGCCGAGATCCACGGCAGCAATCTAGGCCCAGCCTCGCACCTCATTCCCAGCGCCACCATCGGCGACACTACCGCGGCTGTCA from Granulicella sp. L56 includes these protein-coding regions:
- a CDS encoding phosphatidylglycerophosphatase A, which encodes MANSNIQLHPPSEKKTLWAWLIGTFFGAGLLKPGPGTYGSIAAVLLWFIAAHIFPVSSLWLTIATIIAAIIVTLIGIPAATIVARESGREDPGHVVIDEVAGQLIALIAIPADWQHAALSLLLFRLFDILKPPPIRQLERLPEGTGIMLDDVAAGILALIVAQLAHLFF
- a CDS encoding DNA gyrase inhibitor YacG — protein: MSKALFCPICRKVVLATDEYFPFCSDRCRILDLGKWASGDYKISSPIQDPDELEELARSNSERHPNSSDED